From one Rosa rugosa chromosome 4, drRosRugo1.1, whole genome shotgun sequence genomic stretch:
- the LOC133706601 gene encoding uncharacterized protein LOC133706601 isoform X2, whose translation MTEELLATAKQNQNFGLEIGTRGSASPSFPQSQKSENDAGSISDYHDKFAPGTKVQAVWSEDGEWYEATIDSLTPNGYYVTYDGWGNKEEVDPANVRPIQEGAVNALLEAEKVAEATKQAIKRKIAQAASVDFQSRSLPAKLRIEPDDPEDVKIAKRKKIHAFKSKMRMEQLEVTQNKRQNAWQQFQTTKGKTKKSGYLSGRKRESIFKSPDDPFGKVGVTGSGKGLTDFQKREKHLHLKGGAAENDDEAP comes from the exons ATGACAGAAGAACTACTTGCAACTGCCAAGCAAAATCAGAATTTTGGATTAGAAATTGGAACAAGGGGTAGTGCGTCTCCTAGTTTTCCCCAATCTCAGAAGAGTGAAAAC GATGCAGGAAGCATTTCTGATTATCATGACAAATTTGCTCCTGGTACAAAAGTTCAAGCTGTTTGGAGTGAAGATGGGGAGTG GTATGAAGCAACAATTGATTCTCTTACTCCAAATGGGTATTATGTTACATATGATGGCTGGGGGAATAAAGAAGAG GTGGATCCAGCCAATGTAAGGCCAATTCAAGAAGGGGCTGTCAATGCATTGTTGGAAGCGGAAAAAGTTGCTGAAGCTACAAAACAAGCAATCAAAAGGAAAATTGCACAAGCTGCTTCTGTTGACTTCCAATCACGAAGCCTACCGGCAAAGCTTCGTATAGAACCGGATGATCCTGAGGATGTG AAAATTGCCAAACGCAAGAAGATACATGCTTTTAAGTCAAAAATGAGGATGGAGCAGTTGGAAGTCACTCAGAACAAGCGTCAAAATGCTTGGCAGCAGTTCCAAACTACCAAAGGCAAGACTAAGAAG AGTGGTTATTTATCTGGACGCAAGCGGGAGAGTATCTTCAAGTCTCCTGACGATCCTTTTGGAAAGGTTGGGGTGACTGGCAGTGGGAAGGGTTTGACAGACtttcaaaagagagaaaagCATTTGCATCTCAAAGGGGGAGCAGCTGAGAATGATGATGAGGCTCCTTAG
- the LOC133706601 gene encoding uncharacterized protein LOC133706601 isoform X1 codes for MQGEGGEELTIEELASNLSTYKEQLQQVKEVLAHDPGNSEYADVERELHEVIAMTEELLATAKQNQNFGLEIGTRGSASPSFPQSQKSENDAGSISDYHDKFAPGTKVQAVWSEDGEWYEATIDSLTPNGYYVTYDGWGNKEEVDPANVRPIQEGAVNALLEAEKVAEATKQAIKRKIAQAASVDFQSRSLPAKLRIEPDDPEDVKIAKRKKIHAFKSKMRMEQLEVTQNKRQNAWQQFQTTKGKTKKSGYLSGRKRESIFKSPDDPFGKVGVTGSGKGLTDFQKREKHLHLKGGAAENDDEAP; via the exons atgcaaggggaaggaggagaagagCTAACCATAGAGGAGCTCGCCTCCAATCTCTCCACATACAAAGAGCAGCTTCAACAG GTCAAGGAGGTTTTAGCTCATGACCCTGGAAACTCCGAGTATGCTGATGTGGAAAGAGAGCTCCATgag GTAATAGCCATGACAGAAGAACTACTTGCAACTGCCAAGCAAAATCAGAATTTTGGATTAGAAATTGGAACAAGGGGTAGTGCGTCTCCTAGTTTTCCCCAATCTCAGAAGAGTGAAAAC GATGCAGGAAGCATTTCTGATTATCATGACAAATTTGCTCCTGGTACAAAAGTTCAAGCTGTTTGGAGTGAAGATGGGGAGTG GTATGAAGCAACAATTGATTCTCTTACTCCAAATGGGTATTATGTTACATATGATGGCTGGGGGAATAAAGAAGAG GTGGATCCAGCCAATGTAAGGCCAATTCAAGAAGGGGCTGTCAATGCATTGTTGGAAGCGGAAAAAGTTGCTGAAGCTACAAAACAAGCAATCAAAAGGAAAATTGCACAAGCTGCTTCTGTTGACTTCCAATCACGAAGCCTACCGGCAAAGCTTCGTATAGAACCGGATGATCCTGAGGATGTG AAAATTGCCAAACGCAAGAAGATACATGCTTTTAAGTCAAAAATGAGGATGGAGCAGTTGGAAGTCACTCAGAACAAGCGTCAAAATGCTTGGCAGCAGTTCCAAACTACCAAAGGCAAGACTAAGAAG AGTGGTTATTTATCTGGACGCAAGCGGGAGAGTATCTTCAAGTCTCCTGACGATCCTTTTGGAAAGGTTGGGGTGACTGGCAGTGGGAAGGGTTTGACAGACtttcaaaagagagaaaagCATTTGCATCTCAAAGGGGGAGCAGCTGAGAATGATGATGAGGCTCCTTAG